One segment of Manihot esculenta cultivar AM560-2 chromosome 4, M.esculenta_v8, whole genome shotgun sequence DNA contains the following:
- the LOC110612558 gene encoding uncharacterized protein LOC110612558 encodes MKNIKEKPNPSLSSPFNFQPRSLLSSPLLSSPLLDAPPLSVPQSPSPLPLVSPLPLVSPLLDAPLATAPAAAPALVIRWCCYTQQQLVLLHTAAVGAAVQQQLVLLLCAAAPAAAAHSSTCCCCTAAVGAPFFFFITHLYGRERKTLNSGVWVKGSCYNEYESDYYGLLNEVLELEYFGEKNKIILFKCEWFDTNRGVRVHPQHGLVEINVKLRLASSDPFILAQQAHQVCYIKYPKINKVKVDWCAVFKTKARSTYNIGPSMVNNNSNEQNSNDVAYQEDDVSRPQEIVLTTELDDPTMLLDSSSMVEVDVNELQQVQQPLEVVEDEDEDVEEEEEGEDEEEEEDTEESDNDLEVDGSDSDDDVNLEDDSE; translated from the exons atgaaaaatataaaagaaaaacctAATCCATCTCTTTCATCCCCCTTTAATTTCCAGCCTCgctctctcctctcctctcctctcctctcctctcctctccttgACGCCCCACCCTTGTCCGTGCCTCAATCACCGTCGCCGCTGCCGCTAGTGTCGCCGCTACCACTAGTGTCGCCGCTACTGGACGCTCCTCTCGCCACCGCTCCCGCTGCCGCTCCCGCTTTGGTTATCAG atgGTGCTGCTACACACAGCAGCAGTTGGTGCTGCTGCACACAGCAGCAGTTGGTGCTGCTGTGCAGCAGCAGTTGGTGCTGCTGCTGTGTGCAGCAGCACCTGCTGCTGCTGCACACAGCAGCACCTGCTGCTGCTGCACAGCAGCAGTTGGTGCACCtttctttt TTTTTATAACTCATTTATATGGCAGAGAGCGAAAAACATTAAATAGTGGTGTATGGGTCAAAGGAAGTTGTTATAATGAATATGAAAGTGATTACTATGGCTTGCTGAATGAGGTATTAGAATTAGAGTACTTTGGAGAGAAAAACAAGATAATCCTTTTCAAGTGTGAATGGTTTGACACTAATAGAGGGGTAAGGGTCCATCCTCAACATGGTCTTGTGGAAATCAATGTCAAATTAAGGCTAGCATCATCTGATCCATTTATTTTAGCTCAACAAGCTCATCAAGTTTGCTATATTAAATATCCTAAAATCAATAAAGTCAAAGTTGACTGGTGTGCGGTTTTCAAAACCAAAGCTAGGAGCACTTACAATATTGGACCTTCCATGGTTAACAACAATTCAAATGAGCAAAACTCCAATGATGTTGCTTATCAAGAGGATGATGTCTCAAGACCTCAAGAAATTGTACTAACAACCGAACTTGATGATCCCACAATGTTACTTGATTCAAGTAGTATGGTTGAGGTGGATGTTAATGAATTGCAACAAGTGCAACAACCACTTGAAGTGGTGGAAGATGAAGATGAGGatgtagaggaagaggaagagggagaggatgaggaagaggaagaagacaCTGAAGAGTCAGATAACGATTTAGAAGTTGATGGTAGTGATAGTGATGATGATGTCAACTTAGAAGATGATTCTGAATGA
- the LOC110613043 gene encoding 60S ribosomal protein L30: MVAAKKTKKTHESINNRLALVMKSGKYTLGYKTVLKSLRNSKGKLIIIANNCPPLRKSEIEYYAMLAKVGVHHYNGNNVDLGTACGKYFRVCCLSIIDPGDSDIIKSMPGDH; this comes from the exons ATGGTGGCCGCCAAGAAGACC AAGAAGACTCATGAGAGTATCAACAACAGGCTGGCTTTGGTTATGAAGAGTGGAAAATACACTTTGGGTTACAAGACTGTACTCAAATCTCTCAGAAACTCTAAAG GGAAGCTGATCATCATTGCCAACAACTGTCCTCCCCTTAGGAAGTCTGAGATAGAGTACTATGCAATGTTGGCTAAAGTTGGAGTCCACCATTACAATGGCA ACAATGTAGACTTGGGGACTGCCTGTGGCAAATATTTCAGGGTGTGCTGCCTGAGCATCATTGATCCAG GTGATTCTGATATCATTAAAAGCATGCCCGGTGACCACTGA